One genomic window of Mogibacterium diversum includes the following:
- the purF gene encoding amidophosphoribosyltransferase encodes MSELREECGVVGVFSPRETYEIGRTVYYGLYSLQHRGQESCGIVVNDDGVFASHKDLGLVNDVFNNSTLDELGVGSLAVGHVRYGTTGKNERANAQPIVVNHIKGSMAVAHNGNIVNSGDLRRELELEGSIFQTTSDTEVIAYLITKERLRTDCIENAINAAMHRLKGAYSLCVMSPNKLIAVRDDRGFRPLCYGLTEDGRYVVASESCALDAVGAKFVRDIEPGEIVIFNHDGIRSIKDHCNKNPKSICIFEYIYFARPDSKIDGISVHRARVEAGRALAIDYPVDADIVIGVPDSGLDAAVGYARESGIPYGMGFVKNKYIGRTFIAPGQAQREKLVNIKLNVIEETVRGKRVVMIDDSIVRGTTSRNIVEKLRHAGAKEVHLMLTAPPFVDECYYGTDVSDKSQLIAANHTVDEICTLIGCDSIGFLKMERLHEMIGTAPNVGYCDACFGGEYPAGRATTGKFKFETKLSESKKKEN; translated from the coding sequence ATGAGTGAGTTAAGAGAAGAATGTGGAGTAGTGGGCGTTTTCTCTCCAAGGGAGACGTATGAGATAGGCAGAACTGTCTATTATGGTCTTTACTCGTTACAGCACCGCGGACAGGAGAGCTGCGGAATCGTGGTTAACGATGATGGTGTATTTGCGAGCCACAAGGATTTGGGCTTGGTAAACGATGTGTTTAACAACAGCACCCTCGATGAGCTAGGGGTTGGAAGCCTCGCTGTCGGTCATGTGCGCTACGGAACTACGGGCAAGAATGAGCGTGCAAATGCTCAGCCTATAGTTGTAAATCACATCAAGGGAAGCATGGCTGTCGCACATAACGGCAATATCGTAAATTCCGGCGATTTGAGAAGAGAGCTTGAGCTTGAGGGTTCTATCTTCCAGACCACAAGTGACACTGAGGTAATCGCATATCTGATCACCAAGGAGAGACTCCGCACAGATTGTATAGAGAATGCAATCAATGCAGCGATGCATAGGTTAAAAGGTGCATATTCGCTGTGTGTGATGTCACCTAATAAGTTAATCGCCGTTCGTGATGATAGGGGCTTTAGACCACTATGTTACGGTCTCACAGAAGACGGCAGATACGTCGTGGCGTCCGAGTCATGTGCACTCGATGCGGTAGGAGCAAAATTCGTCAGAGACATAGAGCCTGGCGAAATAGTTATTTTCAACCATGATGGTATTCGTAGTATCAAGGATCACTGTAACAAGAATCCTAAGTCTATATGTATCTTTGAATACATCTACTTCGCAAGACCTGACTCCAAGATCGACGGTATCAGCGTTCACCGCGCTAGAGTTGAAGCTGGTAGGGCGCTAGCGATTGACTATCCAGTCGATGCGGACATCGTAATCGGAGTACCTGACTCAGGCCTTGATGCAGCTGTAGGATATGCGCGCGAGTCTGGAATTCCTTACGGCATGGGCTTTGTAAAGAACAAGTACATCGGACGAACATTTATCGCACCTGGGCAGGCACAGCGTGAGAAGCTTGTAAACATCAAGCTCAACGTAATCGAAGAGACTGTAAGAGGTAAGAGGGTTGTCATGATCGACGACTCCATCGTTAGAGGAACGACTTCAAGGAATATCGTCGAGAAGCTCAGACATGCAGGAGCAAAAGAAGTACATCTCATGCTGACAGCACCTCCATTCGTTGACGAGTGTTACTATGGCACCGACGTGTCGGACAAGTCACAGCTTATAGCTGCGAACCATACCGTGGATGAGATTTGCACGCTAATCGGCTGCGATTCAATCGGATTCCTCAAGATGGAGAGACTTCACGAGATGATTGGAACAGCGCCTAATGTGGGATACTGCGATGCATGTTTTGGTGGCGAGTACCCTGCAGGCAGAGCTACCACAGGGAAATTCAAATTCGAGACTAAGCTAAG
- the purE gene encoding 5-(carboxyamino)imidazole ribonucleotide mutase: MKKVAVIMGSDSDLPVVEKCINELKKYGIPTEVHVYSAHRTPDEAIGFAKTAEENGFGVIISAAGKAAHLGGVLAANTVLPVVGIPIKASALDGMDALLSTVQMPPGIPVASIAIDGAKNAAIFAAEILAVSDEQLRIKLREERKKAHDAVIEKDAAVCAKFN; the protein is encoded by the coding sequence ATGAAAAAAGTAGCAGTAATCATGGGCAGTGACAGCGATCTGCCAGTAGTTGAGAAATGCATCAACGAGCTAAAGAAATACGGGATACCTACAGAAGTACACGTATACTCTGCGCACAGAACGCCAGATGAAGCGATTGGATTTGCAAAGACTGCTGAAGAGAATGGCTTTGGGGTTATAATTTCTGCAGCAGGTAAGGCAGCTCACCTTGGTGGAGTTCTTGCGGCAAATACAGTCCTGCCAGTAGTTGGAATTCCGATTAAGGCTTCCGCGCTTGATGGAATGGATGCACTCTTATCCACTGTCCAGATGCCACCGGGAATCCCTGTTGCATCCATTGCAATAGACGGCGCTAAGAATGCAGCTATATTCGCAGCTGAAATTCTCGCGGTTTCCGATGAACAGCTTAGAATCAAGCTCAGAGAAGAGCGCAAGAAGGCCCACGATGCAGTAATCGAGAAGGATGCGGCAGTATGCGCAAAATTCAACTAA
- a CDS encoding leucine-rich repeat domain-containing protein, which translates to MGVSYADKFISFEGALTDRDIKTLVSESRRDTILQTNYMPLDTATLQELNRRYFAKFRDATLRIYCSHDCDIKTVECMSAVRHLIVESSTEILNLDVLYELNNLRSLCIEAPKVSDKDFLKRLPSGIKSLDLNISSKAFDLKNLNRFIELEILSLHKCCKNLGVISELKQLQALKLHGITPESYAYINSLPKLKRLSISGGNAGDLSGLYGNEMITGLYLFRLAKFENLSVLAGLPNLRTAEIGQLTNVKNLPNLSESYIENLCFENMKGLLDFTSLEAAPHIKTVTETVCPTTLDVDTILPVLRNENLEKCAFYTSSDKRNKAISQAIEAHGKVCESNVYKVRRELFPDGWM; encoded by the coding sequence GTGGGAGTATCATATGCAGACAAGTTTATAAGTTTTGAAGGTGCACTAACGGATAGAGATATAAAGACCTTGGTGTCAGAGAGCAGGCGCGATACTATCCTTCAGACGAATTATATGCCACTCGACACAGCTACTCTGCAGGAGCTTAATAGAAGATATTTTGCTAAATTTAGAGATGCAACCTTACGGATTTATTGTTCGCATGACTGTGATATCAAGACTGTTGAGTGTATGAGCGCGGTTAGACATCTAATTGTCGAGTCATCAACAGAAATCTTGAATTTGGATGTCCTATATGAACTTAACAATCTGCGTAGCCTGTGTATAGAGGCTCCGAAGGTTTCTGACAAGGACTTTCTAAAAAGACTTCCTTCAGGCATAAAATCGCTGGATCTTAACATCTCAAGTAAGGCATTTGACTTAAAGAACCTTAATCGCTTCATCGAATTAGAGATACTCAGCCTGCATAAGTGCTGTAAGAACCTAGGAGTTATATCTGAACTTAAACAGCTGCAAGCGTTAAAGCTACACGGAATTACACCGGAGTCGTACGCGTATATAAATAGCCTGCCAAAACTAAAGAGGCTCTCTATTAGTGGAGGAAATGCTGGAGATTTATCAGGATTATACGGAAACGAAATGATTACAGGGCTGTATTTGTTCAGACTTGCGAAATTTGAAAATTTATCGGTACTGGCAGGATTGCCGAACCTTCGCACTGCTGAGATAGGGCAACTAACAAATGTAAAGAACTTGCCTAATCTGTCTGAGTCATATATTGAGAATCTGTGTTTCGAAAACATGAAGGGGCTTCTAGACTTTACATCCTTAGAGGCAGCTCCTCATATCAAAACAGTTACTGAGACTGTCTGCCCTACTACACTTGATGTAGATACGATTTTACCTGTCTTAAGAAATGAAAATCTAGAAAAGTGTGCGTTCTATACTAGCAGCGACAAGCGTAACAAAGCGATTTCGCAAGCGATTGAAGCGCATGGTAAAGTTTGCGAATCAAATGTATATAAAGTCAGGCGGGAATTGTTCCCTGATGGTTGGATGTAG
- a CDS encoding HAMP domain-containing sensor histidine kinase yields MREQVVRDEFRGLKSKFATLVATVSMVFLIVSANRIIVYEAYTSEYFNRYVDKNKLVGILTTNFILLIVFGAFTIAGVIFAIYFAGKYDRKGRVQLNLLDRIFPELRILGIFIMGVGVATSEEIFYVYISSGKSLDHILKTIVKKGFSVKELTKQSDMLLGRQYSTFKPEWVQGFGSLALMAVCVLLAMILLTSLVKNIKNDDFFERSIIGKVLMGIYNIFVSKDITMKRLYLLIIAIFAPVYIWHGWIFVAMILIIIFVPRYYHDYARVRQGLRAIKEGDFDKKVVVRHRGEFERLANDINEIAKAEEIALENELRSQRLRNELISNVSHDLKTPLTSMVTYIDLLKMQGLDSPDAMSYLEIIDQKTKRLQKLSGDLFEATKASSGAMPISIEVIDLNGMAQQIVGELNDIFVAADVEVHCEKNDEHVYVNADGKMLWRVIENLLTNVSKYSMPGTRAYVKVREMGKFAALEISNVSRDALDMEPDELMERFKRGDKSRNTEGSGLGLAIARDLMHMMDGDVRLGIDGDLFKARVLIPRVGQR; encoded by the coding sequence ATGAGGGAACAAGTCGTAAGGGACGAGTTTCGTGGACTTAAATCCAAGTTCGCCACCTTGGTGGCGACTGTGAGCATGGTGTTCCTCATCGTCTCAGCAAATAGAATTATCGTATATGAGGCGTATACGAGCGAATACTTCAACAGATATGTTGACAAGAATAAGCTAGTTGGCATACTGACGACGAATTTCATACTTCTCATAGTGTTTGGTGCTTTTACGATTGCGGGAGTGATATTCGCGATATATTTCGCTGGTAAATATGACAGAAAAGGTAGGGTTCAGTTAAATCTGCTCGATCGAATATTCCCGGAGCTACGAATTCTAGGAATTTTTATAATGGGAGTTGGTGTCGCTACCTCGGAAGAAATATTCTACGTATATATCTCGTCAGGAAAATCGCTTGACCACATACTCAAGACCATTGTAAAGAAAGGATTTTCAGTCAAGGAACTCACCAAGCAAAGTGATATGCTGCTGGGTAGACAGTATTCGACATTTAAACCAGAGTGGGTGCAAGGCTTCGGTTCGTTGGCACTGATGGCTGTGTGCGTGCTATTAGCCATGATTCTGCTCACTTCGCTCGTAAAAAACATCAAGAATGATGATTTCTTTGAACGCTCAATCATCGGAAAAGTTCTGATGGGTATATATAATATATTCGTGTCGAAGGATATCACGATGAAGAGGCTATATCTCCTCATAATTGCGATTTTTGCACCTGTATATATCTGGCATGGATGGATTTTTGTAGCGATGATTCTAATAATCATATTCGTTCCACGGTACTACCATGACTACGCGAGAGTAAGACAAGGTCTAAGAGCTATTAAGGAAGGCGACTTCGATAAGAAAGTTGTCGTTAGACATAGGGGCGAGTTCGAGCGTCTTGCAAATGACATAAATGAAATCGCCAAGGCGGAAGAGATTGCCCTCGAAAATGAACTGCGAAGCCAGAGGCTGCGTAATGAACTCATTTCAAACGTATCGCATGATCTCAAGACACCACTTACATCGATGGTTACTTACATAGATTTACTCAAGATGCAGGGGCTCGATAGTCCAGATGCGATGTCTTACCTCGAGATTATCGATCAGAAGACCAAGAGACTTCAGAAACTGAGCGGTGACCTATTTGAAGCGACTAAGGCATCAAGTGGGGCTATGCCTATCAGCATCGAAGTTATAGATCTAAACGGTATGGCTCAGCAAATCGTCGGGGAGCTTAACGATATCTTCGTAGCTGCAGATGTAGAGGTTCACTGCGAAAAGAACGATGAACATGTATACGTAAATGCCGACGGGAAGATGCTATGGCGTGTAATCGAGAACCTGCTGACCAATGTCAGCAAGTATAGTATGCCTGGGACAAGGGCATACGTGAAGGTAAGAGAGATGGGCAAATTTGCTGCACTCGAGATCAGCAACGTGTCGAGAGATGCTCTCGATATGGAACCAGATGAGCTGATGGAGAGATTTAAGCGAGGTGATAAGTCAAGAAACACTGAGGGCAGTGGACTTGGGCTTGCTATCGCCAGAGACCTAATGCACATGATGGATGGAGATGTCAGACTGGGAATCGACGGAGACCTGTTTAAAGCTAGGGTTCTGATTCCGCGTGTTGGGCAGAGGTAG